The following coding sequences are from one Brooklawnia cerclae window:
- a CDS encoding MurT ligase domain-containing protein — translation MAPAVSQTPQPLTLARQALAFGLGNAAAFASRVTGRGTGASIKGAIMMKIDPGLFRRLLAGKRIGVVSGTNGKTTTTHLLTAALRESVHDPRDVVTNPDGANLREGVVSALSTRPKAPIAILEVDEQVVPDMIRYGHPEVLIMLNFSRDQLDRHHEINALGRKWREALLAAGDQGPVVVANTKDPLVVWAASAAHRAVWIDMGTGWAQDAALCPNCGAVLTHDADQNWDCPGCELTEMPPDYRVDGGDVVRADGERQELGLKVPGRFNRGNAVCALAAAVEMGVYEPVALHGMRTVEAPAGRFAIGTYASAGARPTKARLVLAKNPAGWAESLLVMESDPVVLAVDSAIADGTDVSWMWDVEYERLRGRRVIATGPRASDLAVRLSYAEVDHEVIPDMAEALKGPFDSTVDVLSTYSAFLRLCRMGGVELK, via the coding sequence GTGGCTCCAGCCGTTTCACAAACTCCCCAACCGCTGACTCTGGCCCGCCAGGCACTCGCCTTCGGCCTGGGCAATGCCGCGGCGTTCGCCTCCCGCGTGACCGGGCGCGGCACCGGTGCGTCCATCAAGGGCGCGATCATGATGAAGATCGACCCGGGCTTGTTCCGGCGCCTGCTGGCCGGCAAGCGCATCGGCGTCGTGTCGGGGACGAACGGCAAGACCACCACGACGCATCTGCTCACCGCGGCCCTGCGCGAATCCGTGCACGATCCGCGTGACGTCGTCACCAACCCCGACGGGGCGAACCTGCGCGAGGGAGTCGTCTCGGCGTTGTCGACGCGCCCGAAGGCACCGATCGCGATCCTCGAGGTGGACGAGCAGGTCGTCCCCGACATGATTCGTTACGGGCACCCCGAGGTGCTCATCATGCTGAACTTCAGTCGCGACCAGCTCGACCGGCATCACGAGATCAACGCTCTCGGTCGCAAGTGGCGGGAGGCCCTGCTGGCGGCCGGCGACCAGGGGCCGGTGGTCGTGGCGAACACGAAGGACCCCCTGGTGGTGTGGGCCGCGTCCGCCGCGCACCGCGCCGTGTGGATCGACATGGGCACAGGCTGGGCGCAGGACGCCGCCCTGTGTCCCAACTGCGGTGCGGTACTCACCCACGACGCCGACCAGAACTGGGACTGCCCGGGCTGCGAACTCACCGAGATGCCCCCCGACTACCGGGTCGACGGCGGCGACGTCGTCCGAGCCGACGGCGAGCGCCAGGAACTCGGCTTGAAGGTGCCGGGCCGGTTCAATCGTGGCAACGCCGTATGTGCCCTGGCCGCAGCGGTCGAGATGGGCGTCTACGAGCCGGTCGCCCTGCACGGCATGCGCACGGTCGAGGCTCCTGCCGGCAGGTTCGCGATCGGCACGTACGCGTCCGCGGGCGCTCGTCCGACGAAGGCACGCCTCGTCCTGGCGAAGAACCCCGCCGGCTGGGCCGAATCGCTGCTCGTCATGGAATCCGATCCCGTGGTGCTCGCGGTCGACTCGGCCATCGCGGACGGCACCGACGTCAGCTGGATGTGGGACGTCGAGTACGAGCGATTGCGCGGTCGGCGCGTGATCGCCACCGGGCCGCGGGCGAGCGACCTCGCGGTGCGGCTCAGCTACGCCGAGGTCGATCATGAGGTGATCCCCGACATGGCGGAGGCCTTGAAGGGACCTTTCGACAGCACCGTCGACGTGCTGTCGACCTACTCGGCGTTCCTGCGGCTGTGCCGCATGGGAGGGGTGGAGCTCAAGTGA
- a CDS encoding ATP-binding cassette domain-containing protein — protein sequence MIELTGLTIETESGTRILDDASLSVRDGETHALVGESGSGKTTAALALFGLIRRGLRVTAGTIRVAGAEPLGLRGSALRRFRRERLAWLGQDPALALTPHVTIGELLREVAPNHTSDETLLTLVASLGLDDVPDLLRRRPGQLSGGQRRRAAFARALASQPEILVLDEPTNGLDADAIAQVAWAMDALRAQRRLTVLLITHDLGFARRVSDVVSFMHEGRIAESHPVAQLEDATSVTVRRALAAARLENRPRQHDRAGEPLLRADRLTVQAPSGQAVVTDLSLELPKGASIALLGPSGIGKTTLVRTLIGTHLPDGGTLDVDGAPVPWPMSARTPAQRRRIQLISQDPAGSLNPAISVDRQLRRAVRRSRPGLSREQVTCEVERLLHAVNLAPETAGALPRTLSGGQAQRVAIARALAHEPGILLCDEATSSLDPTIQRAVLELLDSLRRERGLALLVITHDAAVARFCADRTLLLEGGGSVRWESTGETSRETAAG from the coding sequence GTGATCGAGTTGACGGGCCTCACGATTGAAACAGAGTCCGGAACCCGGATATTGGACGACGCGAGCCTCAGCGTACGCGACGGTGAGACACATGCTCTCGTCGGAGAGTCGGGGTCAGGTAAGACGACAGCCGCCCTTGCCCTGTTCGGCCTGATCCGTCGCGGGCTGCGGGTCACGGCAGGCACCATCCGTGTCGCCGGAGCGGAGCCACTCGGACTCCGCGGCTCTGCGCTACGACGATTCCGCCGCGAACGGCTCGCCTGGCTCGGCCAAGATCCCGCCCTGGCGCTGACACCACACGTGACGATCGGCGAGTTGCTGCGCGAGGTGGCCCCGAACCACACCAGTGACGAGACGTTGCTCACGTTGGTCGCATCACTCGGCTTGGACGACGTCCCGGACCTACTTCGGCGCCGCCCTGGCCAGCTCTCCGGCGGTCAGCGGCGTCGAGCCGCCTTCGCCCGGGCACTGGCCTCCCAACCCGAGATACTCGTACTCGATGAACCGACCAACGGGCTCGACGCCGACGCGATCGCCCAAGTCGCCTGGGCCATGGATGCGCTTCGCGCGCAACGCCGGCTCACCGTGCTGTTGATCACCCACGACCTCGGCTTCGCGCGGCGGGTATCAGATGTGGTTTCGTTCATGCACGAGGGGCGCATCGCCGAATCGCATCCGGTCGCCCAGTTGGAGGATGCCACTTCGGTGACAGTGCGCCGGGCGCTGGCTGCGGCGCGGCTGGAGAACCGTCCTCGGCAACACGACCGGGCCGGAGAACCACTGCTCCGAGCAGACCGGCTGACCGTCCAGGCACCGTCAGGCCAGGCGGTGGTCACGGATCTCAGTCTCGAGCTACCGAAAGGAGCGAGCATCGCCCTCCTCGGGCCTTCGGGAATCGGCAAGACCACGTTGGTGCGGACCCTCATCGGTACTCACCTCCCAGATGGCGGAACACTCGACGTCGACGGCGCTCCGGTGCCCTGGCCGATGTCGGCGCGCACTCCTGCCCAGCGTCGTCGAATCCAGCTGATCAGTCAGGACCCGGCTGGCAGCCTGAATCCCGCGATCTCGGTGGACCGTCAGTTGCGCCGCGCGGTGAGGCGCTCGCGGCCGGGGCTGTCCCGCGAACAGGTCACCTGCGAGGTCGAGCGGTTGCTTCATGCTGTCAACCTGGCTCCCGAGACCGCCGGTGCGCTACCCCGGACGTTGTCTGGCGGCCAGGCACAACGTGTCGCTATCGCCCGAGCACTTGCCCACGAGCCCGGGATTCTGCTCTGCGACGAGGCGACGAGTTCACTCGATCCGACCATTCAGCGAGCCGTACTGGAGTTGCTGGATTCGCTTCGGCGAGAGCGTGGGCTGGCGCTCCTCGTCATCACGCACGACGCGGCCGTCGCCCGGTTCTGCGCCGACCGGACCCTCCTGCTGGAGGGAGGTGGGTCCGTCCGCTGGGAGAGCACCGGTGAAACATCTCGCGAGACCGCCGCGGGCTAG